The following nucleotide sequence is from Pseudomonas putida S13.1.2.
CCGCCACAAGCTCGGCCTGATGCGCCGTGCCGATATCAGCACCAAGAATTTTCGCGAACTCGCCCAGGAAGTCGGCGCGCTCCTGACCTATGAAGCCACCCAGGACCTGCCACTCGAAACCTACGAGATCGACGGCTGGTGTGGCAAGGTGCAAGTTGAAAAAATCGCCGGCAAGAAGATTACCGTAGTCCCCATCCTGCGCGCCGGCATCGGCATGCTTGACGGCGTGCTCAGCCTGATCCCGGGTGCCAAGGTCAGCGCCGTCGGCGTTGCCCGCAACGAAGAAACTCTCGAAGCCCATACCTACCTGGAAAAGCTCGCGCCAGACATCAACCAGCGCCTGGCCCTGATCATCGACCCGATGCTGGCCACCGGCGCTTCGATGGTCGCT
It contains:
- the upp gene encoding uracil phosphoribosyltransferase, with translation MPTREIRHPLIRHKLGLMRRADISTKNFRELAQEVGALLTYEATQDLPLETYEIDGWCGKVQVEKIAGKKITVVPILRAGIGMLDGVLSLIPGAKVSAVGVARNEETLEAHTYLEKLAPDINQRLALIIDPMLATGASMVATIDLLKKAGCKEIRAMVLVAAPEGIEVVEKAHPDVKIYTASIDQRLNEHGYIVPGLGDAGDKIFGTKQKDA